The DNA window TTTGTTCAGAGATGCTTGTCCACATTAACCTGTATGGCCCTGGCTAGTGACATTATCTACTATGTTGATGCAAATTGTTGAATGGCAGATGGTGTATAATGCAGTCATATGGAGGAATGTTCTACTTATCACATCTCACTAAAACATGTTAGAATACATAACAGGCCTGTAGTATATATTCAGACTGTAGGACTGGGTCGTCAGGCTCTACTTTACTTCTGTTCTTTACTAccttaaataactttttaataACATATTACAACAATAAAGTGGGAATTGTAAATGCACTTACTTTGTAAACCAGTTTGGTTCTATTTCTCAAGCTTCAGCCATGGAATAACTTTTAACTTGCTCCAAACAGGCACTGGAACCTTTCCTTCTTTAGAGCACAGCGAATAATCAGGAGAAGGAGATGGAAAAGATGACATCCCTCCACTTGTCATCAGCCACTGCTTTAACACCCTCCAAGAGAGACTGAGAGGGAGTTAAAGTGATCTTCTGGCATACAGACAAgacagggagacaaagagaaaacacagaaagctaTTAGCCACACTTAAAGCAAAGGAAATGGCTTTCTTGGACAATCCAGCCATTATTCTGGCCCACATCAGACAGTCCCATGTTACCAGTGATGATACAGGAATGTGTGAGATGGTACTAATAGACCAGGATGTGGATCTGGAGAAGTGCCAGCTGGCTCTGGTacctggcagcagcagctgtgggtCAGGCTCCCTAAGTGAGGAGGGAAGCAGTGTGACAGATAATCATGCTTGTGACCTTTCCCAGTCCATGGACATCACCTCCAGCTGGGACTTTGGTATCCGTCGGCGTTCTAACACAGGTAAGCCCATCTCCAGGCTCTTGCTGCTCGGTTGCGCAGGCTTTCTGTCAAGCACAGTTCCCTTCTGTCTTTATAAAAGGAGCAGCTTCAAAGcctgttctgttgttgtttggaGAGGGTTTGTGTGTCTAATCTGGGCTTGTGGCTTACTGATGCTTGTGTCAAATTGTGTGTGCAATTGAAATTTGTTGTTGCGCAGGTAAAGGGTATGGGGTTACATTGCAGGTCATTGTGTGAATTCTCAGTGCCGTTCATAATGATTCATGTATTTCTTGTATGGCAGTATACTTTGTGAATCAAGCAGTCAATGTCAGCTTGTTATTTTATCGTTGTGCCATTGAGTGAAAAGCTGAAGATACATACTCCCGGACATGGAACTCAAACTTCTTGGTgccttctgtgttttcttttttgggacATAAGTTTGACAGTAGAGATGGATGTAAAAATATTGTAGAGAGACCACcgaaattaaacttaaaaaaggTACCCAGTTGGAATCTGGAGGTGTTGCCATAACATGATGTCTGCCTTATACCACTGAGAATCCTgcggggatcccctgctgtgaaCTTCTCTTGGATTTCTACAGTCATTATTCTAGGGGACCAGGCATAGAAAGTGAGCAGAAACTGCAGAGcatctcacttggacatttgcattcacagatgcacctcctctggagaaaatacagaggatctGCTgtattcagtgcatgtctggaagcagTTATAGTAAGGTGGAGACACAAAACCATACCCAATCACGTGACATCCAAtcagtggtcacaggagacaaaTTTAAGATGCATTTTtatgccaggtgtgaacagtCGAACTCAGCTGCACTTGTGCTCAGACCTCTAAGGATGGATTTTAATGCCAGCTCAGATGTGGGTGTTCGACTGGATTCACAACCACTGAAGTTCACTTAACTTATTTGCCCAGTTAAGACCTGGTATCAACTACCATCTAAGGTGAAATGAAAGACTAAGACTGTATGCAGCACAGTTGTAGCATATGTCTTTCTAGTTTGATCTGTCCATCTCATTTTATGTGTTTCCCTCTAGACTTTATGATTTGGGTTCGGCTGTGACAGTTTTGGCACTGGTTTTATTGGTTAGTGTCTTATGATGATCAGTTTTTACCACTCCTTACATCTACTTTCAGTTTAGCGGTTTtgatgtggcagcagcagtcatAATCATCTAGGCAGTTTTACACAAGAACACCAAAGGGGTGTGGTTGCCTTTTTGACAACCACATAAACAATATATAATTATTTCACTGACATTGAAGTCACTTTTCTCCAGTACAAAAACATGACATATCTACTTCAGTTCTCATTTCTCTATAACTTAATAACAGTATTGAGTTCTTTTAATTTTCAGTGGCACTGGCTTATCAAGTTTTGGTGTTCTAATCAGCAATAAATCGTTAAAGGAGTCATCAAATGAATATAATGTTCTGTGTTTATGTTGGGACATGGGTGTGTTATCTGTTGTATAGTGAGTTTCAATCATCCGTGTGAAGCTACATTCAGCTGTTTTATCTGGAAGGTAAATGTGGGTTTGGTGATAGAGGGAGTCCAAAGGTAGACACAACTCTCCTTTTGGCTCTCTTGACTTTTGTATTCAGTTTGGTGGAGTGCTGGTAGTGGTTATGTGTTGTGGTTAGAAAGCGACAATCCTCTGAGACTTTCAGACTGACCTGTGGTGGCTGTCTCATCAGGACTTCAGCAAGATAGCCGTGAGAGACCGGGGGCTGCTGGTAAGATAAGAGGGATGAACAGAAGTATAACAAAGTATATAAGCTTTATTTGCTGTTCCTCTTTTTGTGTCACACAGTATTTGTGTGAGACTGTTTTTATAGCATGGCTCATGTCAGTGAAAGTATCACACTTCACACGGCAATGTTTAGAAAACTACCTTTTCCTCTGGTATTGCTCTCAGGATCCCAGTATAAGAAAAGACATTAAACCAAAATGTACAGATCGCTAATATGTTTATTGTGTTGTTCTCTATTTTTCCATAGGTGTGTGGCAACATtgacttgtttttatataacaGAAAGGTTAAAgttgttctttcttttcagcCCAAAAACTTGAAAGGCTAAGGAAAGAACGGCAGAaccaaatcaaatgtaaaaccaTTCAGTGGAAAGAGAGATCATCATCCCAGTCAGGTAggattttgtaaaatgtttaagtACATATTAGGATTAGAAAATGTCAAAGCTGCATTCATGACAATTTTGTAGTAAAACACAACCTGTTACTTTGCACTTACTGATGTTTCTTTGCGTAGTGAATTTGTAAGTGGCATGtactaaatataaatacagttataTAGAAAAGTGTCCTGCCCCTGATTtctatttttgctttttttttttaaatatttaaatgtttcagagCATCCAACTCattttaataaaagataaagaaattataagtaaacacaaaatgcagcttttatattAACATTCAATCAATCTAACATAAATCTAAAAATAGAAGAAAGCAGGAATGGGTCAAATACTACTAAAAATAATATCACAGCACTGTAATTATGTGAAATACTTACTGAAACCAAATTAAACTGCTTGATCAGTACCAAATGTCAGTGGTCCAGAACCTAGGGATTGGAACCTGCTAAAGGGGCCAATGGAAAAATGTGTTCTGAGATGATGAACTGGAATTATTATATGCATGCTTgtagcaaaactgaaaaactacagCTGACAGTAGTCACAACTGCTTGTGGAATGAAATACATGTATGCTGCACTTTCTCCATTATTCTCCCAGGTTTTGATGAAATCAAGGTTTTGcaacattatgtttttttccttttatgcTTTTTGTCCAGTGGAGGATCTGGGGTCTGTGTTTGAAAAACGTGACTTCAAAGACAGGCCGCGGTTAACAGGTACTAAATCCACCCTTTCACTGCGATTGGAGCAGTGTCCCCAGCAGCTCAACAACCCCTTCAACGAATACTCCAAATTTGATGGCAAGGTGAATTATACTACATTTATACAACACTGTGCCTCAAGAATGACTTGAggaaatttcttcaaatttggtacaaaagtTCACTTTTACTCATTGATAAACTAATTAGAATTTGGATGTCACTGGTCAAGGTCAGTATGACCTCACACAATATCTTTAGAATGCCTCAAGAGAATCATTTCAAAAAACTTTCCCCTAgatccccccctccccttcccactatcactctctcttctctcccctcttttccacccatctctcctctcctcccctttttctttggaGTTGGTGTTGTGTAGTGTGGAGACTTGTGTGGTCACATTCTGTTCACTATCTGAACTCAATCCATCCTGGGCCAAATATGAAGGACCACTTAATCAGTTGATGTCCTCTGACCCACCACAATTTTTGCGCTTCTCTGAGACCATGATATGATATGTTTGTGGCCACAATATTAACATTGACCAACAcataatattttcttcattgtaGATCTATGCAAATCATCAATTCATTAACCCCTTTTCTGACTGGCTTGCTCTACTTCTCTCCTGCATTTGATCACAAACActcaaaaacacatgcaaagcacacacacagacgttgtCGGACACGTCACATGTAAACTCACACTGGGTTAAAACTACTCGATTTTGTCTTTGTGAACAATATTGACAGTTGTGATCATTTGCGTAGAGAGGAGAGAtatgatcacaagtggacagtaACAGTAACACTTTCCTCTTTTGATTAGATATTCCAGAATGCATGTTATTCtgggtctgaacagggccttaGACTCATGGATTAACTGATTTAGTTTTGGGTTGTCAAGGTCATAGTGGCCTCAAAATGCGTTTTTGGCTGTTTGAAGATGacatctcaagtctgccttttaGGAATTAATTATGActagttgtcacttggattccAAGATAAATTATTGAATTTTAGAAATTATAAGATTGCAGGGGTCAAAGGTGAACTCTTGGTAACCTCACATAAGTCTTGGAAAAATATTTCTGTAGACTGAACTTCTGCCTTTGTTGTCATAGGCATTTCTAGGTATTTCCAGTTCTCTTCATGATTGTCTTTCATCACTTCATGTTTTAGGGCCATATTGGCACAACAGCCACAAAGAAAATCGACGTCTACCTTTCAATGCAGATGGCTCAAGAGAAAGTACATCCAATGACAGTGGTGACCATCGCAAATGCCCGTGTCCATGACCTCATCGGGCTCATCTGTTGGCAGTACACAAGCGAGGGACGAGAACCCAAACTCAAGTGAGGGAAAACATGTTAACAGCAGTTTCATTAAATGTATTCTATGTAACACTTCTGTCACACTCTGCACTTGTTTGTCACATCTCTCCACAGTGAGAATGTGAATGCATACTGTCTCCACATTGCAGAGGATGATGGTGAGGTGGACACTGACTTCCCTCCACTTGACTCCAATGAGCCAATCCACAAGTTTGGTTTCAGCAcgttggccttggtggagaaaTACTCCTCTCCTGGTCTCATATCCAGACAGTCGCTGTTTGTCAGAATGTAAGGAGTACAACAGTTCAGGGTTATTTAATGTTGAATCATCACACTCATTTAGTGAAATAGGAACCCCATGCAACCAAAAGCTCTGGTTTCTCCGATAGCAGTTAAGGGAGATTTGGGCGAACAAATTTTGAGCTTTTTTGGAAGGAGACTGGTTGTCACGTTGTATTGAAGCTATTTTCCTGCTCTATATTCAACCTTTATTTTAAACACTATGCTTTCCCCTATACGAAAATAAAGAATTATGGgtgaaaaaaactgttaaagttgaattgcaaaaaaaaaaacctgtacaCATCCAGAAAGTTTCAACTTTGGTTTTTGAGTCATTGCTGAGATATCATTACTGGCATTGCATAACTTGAACTGCATGATCAGGCACATGTTAAAGGGACACTTCacccaaaaattaaaattcactctaTCTAtgcaccactatgctgatggaggggaggttgaagtgtttgagtcccttaaacacttttggagtttcaggggtaattCAGCGATGCAGCCAAATGTaatacaattgaaataaatggtgACCCACtcttgaaatgtaaaaaaaaaaaaaaaactgaaaaaacatactgctcctgtggtgtcatccaagtgtaaGTAAGCCCCGGCATTCAAATTTGGTGTTTACACCTAGTTTCTatcctaaatgtcctctgtgatccaTGCGTGAGGATATCAGAGAACATTTAGATTGCCATTCTAGCTATCATATGCAACCACAATGTAACTTTGCATGCAAATTTGCATGTTATTTCAGATAAGTAATGATATCTCAGCAACAATTCATAGACCAAGTTGTGGATGTTTTGATGACAAGTTTTATTAATGTCTATGACAGAACAGCCTAAAAGTGTGATGTTTTGACAGGAAATGATTCTTGAGTCTgaattttatttgttgattgtATAATGGTTGAATagttgatatatattttatatattgatcTCTAATTTTTTTAGGTTGAAATGCCCATCCACAACAAAAACACCCAAAACCTTTTCTGCTATTTCCATTTTTAGAAATGCTGCCCATGGTTTTTCTCTGATCCCTGTGGACAGTATGAAGGTTACTATGAAGGAAATTCTCCAGAAAGCACTCAAGAAGAGGAAAGGCTCACAGAAAGGCTCCGGTAATTATGCATACAATTTCCTGCTCTCTTTGAATGTAACCTTAAAGCTAAAGCCAGAACAGATAAATGTGGTAATGTGGGGTCTTTTTCATTGATTGAGTCAATATATGTATTCAGTTAGTTTGTTCTTTCTCCTTTTGTACACTGGTACTTTGCATTTAGGCACAAGCATGTACACTGTGGaccacaaataataataaagaagttAGTCTGTGAGATACCAAACTGAAGTTGCATTTGCTGCCAGATGGAAACATAAACCACCCAACCCTCACCCTTTACAGATATGAGGGCTTATGTTtttgataaaaaacacaatgtacCCGATATTTAAGCAGCTACCTAACATTAGTACAAAGCAGAAACAACTTCTCCTCATGTAAATGATCAACTTCTGTAAATTGCAATTGTTGACATGTGTAGCAGGAAGTACACTGTAGTTCTCTGGCACACTTTGAAAAGGGAGGGGATGATGTGAGGTATTCAGTTTGTTACAATATGCAACTTGAATATTAGATGCGCTacacacttaacctttaaaCCAGATAAGGGTGGTTCCTTTAATGCCAATCAAATGTTCCAGGCTCTGTAGTAATGTGATGATTAATCTAatgaatattacatttcttgtgtacaatttgcttcaaaaaaagCAAATTAGTAGTGTTATCACACAGTTTTGAAGGTTTGAAATTTCTAAatttaggttttattttcatactgTCATTCTGTTTTGGTCATTAACATTCCTATTAGTTACTTTGGTGAATACAAAGTTCTCATAACTTAGTGAGCTCACTTAAAAAGAGTCTTGGCTGGTcaacagtcagtcagacaggttgGAAACTAACTAACCATTTAGCCTAAGTACAAGGGTGCAACTTTATTATTACTGATAGCACTGGAAAAAGGTCCAtatgaacacaacaaaaacattgaataaaaaaagctgAGTTCTGTTACTGTTTTCTTATTCCATCATTCTCCAACAGGGCCCATGTATCGCCTAGAGAAGCAGACAGAGCCAAATGTCGCAGTAGACCTGGACTTGACACTGGAAAGTCAAAGCACCCTGGAGTTTTGCCTGGTCCGAGAAAACAGTACGTAGTCCCCAGTAGGTCAGTTGGGTTCCACTAACCCAACTGCCTTATCTTCTCAGTGATGAACTACAGCTGGTCACACTTCACCAGCTTCACTTCAATAAACAATGGTTGTAGACGTAATTGTTTCAATAGTGATCTTACCTCCTTAGGAGAGTTTGGACTTTACTTGGATATCGAGAATGAATCACTCTGAAGTCATGTTAGATCAGTTTCTTCACTGCCACAGTTTCAGATCTGCAATGATAAAGCACAGGGACTCctggaaagaagtcaagtcagaaaaatgatgagacattaatgtgataaagagggagaagaggacaAATAATCTCCATGTGTCCTCCAACAATCTAAGCCTATAGCAGCATGCCTACAAGCTGTTCCAAGGACGACCTAAAAGAGGTCCAAttataagctttatcaaaaaggaagggtCCCCTCAAAcagaaactgggagatgattccacagcaGAGGAGATAGCTTATAGCTCTagctcctactctactttttGAGACTTAAGGGATGGCAAGTCACCCTGAATTCTGGGAGTGCTGTGCTCTAGTGGGGTGATATGGTAGTATGAACTATTTAAGCTATGTTAGTATCATCAAGGGCTTTGTAGATGAGGTTGGGAAGAGtagcttttttgttttagaatATAAGACAAGATCGTGAATGTCCCTtgtgcattcttttttttttttttaattggtaaTATTGAGCTTGACATGAGTACAGcaatgtgatttttttgttaAAGCCTTATACCAGTGCCAGATTATATAGTGACCTGTCCCACATTATCAAATTCAGGTAGCATTTTCTTTTATAGCACAAAGAACACCACTAGCTGTGTCATGTCTCTTCTGAGTATGATATCTCAGTTTTTTCTTCtggtgtggttagaaaacattttatggaTTACAGAAAGGTATAATATGTTGatttaatgtgtaaaacagacaTTGAAATAAGTCATGGAAGTCAGAATTTCAGATTAATCGAATTCACCCCATGTATTATAAACTTCTTTTTTAGAGGAGTCTAGTGTCTAGTGCAGTGCTATCAACACAATGATCAACCTGAGTGGAACAACGGTTTTCAGAGGATATCCCTGTTAACTTTAGTATTACAGCACCAACTTAAGAGAAAGAGAGTAATTTTCTGTCTGATTTGGGCTTAAACCCAGAatttctgtctgtatctgtattTTGGAAAGAGTAATTTTTTGTGTCTGAGGCTTGATCCCAGAATTTTTGTTTGCTCATCTTTTGTCTCTAGGCTCTAGGGGAGAGGAGAGTTCAGAGGAAGACCCTCCTGTTGACATCACCACAGTCCAAGACATGTTAAGCAGTCACCACTACAAGTCCTTCAAGATCAGTATGATCCACAAGCTACGCTTCACCACAGATGTCCAGCTAGGTACACACTGCTTGCTTACTTAAGCtgtacaatttagatgtaatcatttttctttgttttcttaaagTTATTCAGGATAATGTTTATTGGAAAAACTCTTGGTAATTTTTGAAACAATTGGCCCTTGATTCCAGACAAATGACAAAAGTAGCATACACAGTTTCAACAACTATCAAATGCTGGTTGTAATGAGCATGTTCTAGCTGCAGCTGGTTAGTAAATTAACTTAGAACTTTGATTCAAACTGTTGATTGCTAGTTAGCCTTGATATTATAATAAGCCAGGTCTTCATTTTTATCTGTCAGTCATGCTTAGCTGCTTACTGCTTGGAAATCTTTGAGCAATCGTGCCAATTGATGAGTGTGACAAACATTCAGGGTAAGATTCAGGGATTAGCTGATTAGATTTGGATGGTGGtaggtcaaggtcatggtggccCCCCGCTTTTGAcccatgatatctcaagtctgccttcaCGTCATTTCTTCACAGTGTTTGCCAGTTGTCATTTGAACTTTatttgatttcagtggtcaaaggtcacagtgacctcatgtgcGTTTagaaaaattatgttttaattatatTGACTGAAACTGCATTGGTGtgcggaggcatacaaccacagggcaGCAATTCTAGTTTATTCATGAATTGACATACCATTGCTTCTTCAGGCATTTCAGGAGAGAAAGTGGAGATTGATCCTGTTACCAATCAGAAGGCCAGTACTAAGTTCTGGATTCGGCAGAAACCCATCTCTATTGACTCAGACCACCTCTGTGCCTGTGACCTTGTAGAGGAGAGAAGCCCCAGTGAGTGTACCATGGCTTATTTTATTCACCTTAACATATAAAGCAATTCATACTTACATTATCACCGTGGAGCATAAGGACTTTACCCAGTTGTCACACAATAGTAGATGTTTACATTCTTTTCAGTCGAACACAGCCAGAAGTTAATGGGgtcgattttttatattttgagatTAGTGTCCAATGCCTTCACTCATAGAGCTGATAAAACATATTCTGCAGGTATTGTGGCTGCTGTGGGATGATGCCAGTGCTCCCCCTAGTGTCAATTTCACCATTGTACAATTAAGATATTTTGAACTT is part of the Paralichthys olivaceus isolate ysfri-2021 chromosome 18, ASM2471397v2, whole genome shotgun sequence genome and encodes:
- the mapkap1 gene encoding target of rapamycin complex 2 subunit MAPKAP1 isoform X1, whose translation is MAFLDNPAIILAHIRQSHVTSDDTGMCEMVLIDQDVDLEKCQLALVPGSSSCGSGSLSEEGSSVTDNHACDLSQSMDITSSWDFGIRRRSNTGLQQDSRERPGAAAQKLERLRKERQNQIKCKTIQWKERSSSQSVEDLGSVFEKRDFKDRPRLTGTKSTLSLRLEQCPQQLNNPFNEYSKFDGKGHIGTTATKKIDVYLSMQMAQEKVHPMTVVTIANARVHDLIGLICWQYTSEGREPKLNENVNAYCLHIAEDDGEVDTDFPPLDSNEPIHKFGFSTLALVEKYSSPGLISRQSLFVRINAAHGFSLIPVDSMKVTMKEILQKALKKRKGSQKGSGPMYRLEKQTEPNVAVDLDLTLESQSTLEFCLVRENSSRGEESSEEDPPVDITTVQDMLSSHHYKSFKISMIHKLRFTTDVQLGISGEKVEIDPVTNQKASTKFWIRQKPISIDSDHLCACDLVEERSPTHAIFKLTYLSNHDYKPLYFESDAATVNEIVLKVNYILESRASTSRADYFAQKQRKLSRRTSFSFQKEKKSGQ
- the mapkap1 gene encoding target of rapamycin complex 2 subunit MAPKAP1 isoform X2; amino-acid sequence: MAFLDNPAIILAHIRQSHVTSDDTGMCEMVLIDQDVDLEKCQLALVPGSSSCGSGSLSEEGSSVTDNHACDLSQSMDITSSWDFGIRRRSNTAQKLERLRKERQNQIKCKTIQWKERSSSQSVEDLGSVFEKRDFKDRPRLTGTKSTLSLRLEQCPQQLNNPFNEYSKFDGKGHIGTTATKKIDVYLSMQMAQEKVHPMTVVTIANARVHDLIGLICWQYTSEGREPKLNENVNAYCLHIAEDDGEVDTDFPPLDSNEPIHKFGFSTLALVEKYSSPGLISRQSLFVRINAAHGFSLIPVDSMKVTMKEILQKALKKRKGSQKGSGPMYRLEKQTEPNVAVDLDLTLESQSTLEFCLVRENSSRGEESSEEDPPVDITTVQDMLSSHHYKSFKISMIHKLRFTTDVQLGISGEKVEIDPVTNQKASTKFWIRQKPISIDSDHLCACDLVEERSPTHAIFKLTYLSNHDYKPLYFESDAATVNEIVLKVNYILESRASTSRADYFAQKQRKLSRRTSFSFQKEKKSGQ